From a single Apium graveolens cultivar Ventura chromosome 2, ASM990537v1, whole genome shotgun sequence genomic region:
- the LOC141707217 gene encoding uncharacterized protein LOC141707217, translating into MGIGLSTLIALKATTLFILFAYIRTLGFTLLSIPILYASLVSFLVSIASHPFINLPLLLGKSSDGTFPIWSQIMFSPYLYFVRFFSTLRRLTSGEPPYSEVYEGLFVGGWPSSFEKLPPGNPAVIDCTCELPRKKEVSGLSYLCVPVWDTRAPQPAEIESAVRWAIRKRSQNIPVFVHCAYGHGRSVAVMCALLVALGLAEDWKNAEKIIRERRPYIRMNSLHRSALDEWSKHRISSPNKK; encoded by the exons ATGGGTATTGGTTTATCAACGCTGATAGCCCTAAAAGCAACAACCCTTTTCATACTATTCGCTTATATTAGAACCCTAGGTTTTACTTTACTCTCTATCCCCATTTTATACGCATCTCTTGTATCTTTCTTAGTTTCTATTGCTTCTCATCCCTTCATTAATCTCCCTTTACTTTTAGGCAAGTCTTCAGATGGGACCTTTCCCATTTGGTCTCAAATCATGTTTAGTCCTTACTTGTATTTTGTTCGATTTTTTTCGACATTGCGAAGATTGACTAGTGGTGAACCTCCTTATAGTGAGGTTTATGAGGGGTTGTTTGTTGGTGGCTGGCCTTCTTCTTTCGAGAAGTTGCCACCGGGGAATCCGGCTGTTATTGATTGTACTTGTGAGTTGCCTAGGAAGAAGGAGGTTAGTGGGCTTTCGTATTTGTGTGTTCCGGTTTGGGATACCAGGGCGCCTCAGCCGGCTGAGATTGAGTCTGCGGTGAGGTGGGCTATCAGGAAGAGGAGTCAGAATATACCGGTTTTTGTTCATTGTGCTTATG GTCATGGTAGAAGTGTGGCAGTGATGTGTGCTCTGTTGGTAGCACTGGGATTGGCTGAGGACTGGAAAAACGCTGAGAAGATTATCCGTGAAAGAAGACCTTATATACGTATGAATTCTCTACACCGGAGTGCCTTGGATGAATGGTCAAAGCACCGGATATCTTCTCCTAATAAGAAATGA
- the LOC141687379 gene encoding uncharacterized protein LOC141687379 produces the protein MSRHDIVIVPKAKQILDEAIKESCGLTVLWDGRETYVVKGRGTSCSVNLQRRSCSCRVWDLLGIPCCHGVTAIQEARKNPIDYVHSCYLKETYMQTYSYCMDVIRGEDFWEDVEGDLVLPPLIKKKTKRQTQKDEKERGLGGCCVQW, from the coding sequence ATGTCAAGACATGATATTGTTATTGTTCCAAAAGCTAAACAAATTTTAGATGAAGCAATTAAGGAATCATGTGGGCTTACTGTTCTGTGGGATGGTAGGGAGACTTATGTTGTAAAGGGTAGGGGCACATCTTGTTCAGTTAATCTGCAAAGAAGGTCTTGTTCTTGTAGAGTCTGGGATTTGTTAGGTATACCCTGTTGTCATGGTGTTACTGCAATTCAAGAGGCTAGAAAGAATCCCATTGATTATGTTCACTCATGTTATTTAAAGGAAACATATATGCAGACTTATTCATACTGTATGGATGTGATAAGGGGGGAAGATTTTTGGGAAGATGTGGAGGGTGACTTGGTGTTACCTCCactaattaaaaaaaaaactaaaaggCAGACCCAAAAAGATGAGAAGGAGAGAGGGTTGGGAGGGTGTTGTGTCCAGTGGTAA
- the LOC141707219 gene encoding uncharacterized protein LOC141707219, whose amino-acid sequence MQRRLSKPEMTSKRLMLLFLTLLVLFFSSAFSQTNSSSSSSSVDLQDKKGHYNDADLYINSMYAGNNDIARRSTLGGGGGGGGGGGGGGGGGSRGGGGGGGGGGSRGGGGGGGSGSRTGSGSGGGSRGGGVGGGSGSRTGSGSGSGKSGSRTGGDGSTSPRTPGGAGVIPLYGAGAAGAANNNKGHPYSGNSRHGSTGVITALSATILISLFSI is encoded by the exons ATGCAAAGGAGATTATCAAAACCTGAAATGACAAGTAAAAGATTGATGCTGCTTTTTCTTACTCTGTTGGTGTTGTTCTTTTCTTCTGCATTTTCTCAAACCaactcttcttcttcttcttcttcag TTGATTTACAAGACAAGAAAGGACACTATAATGACGCGGACCTGTATATTAACTCGATGTATGCTGGTAACAATGACATAGCACGTCGCAGCACACTTGGTGGTGGAggaggtggtggtggtggtggtggtggtggtggaggCGGCGGCAGTAgaggtggtggtggtggtggtggaggCGGCGGCAGTAGAGGTGGTGGTGGAGGTGGCGGATCTGGTAGTAGAACTGGGAGTGGAAGTGGCGGTGGCAGTAGAGGTGGTGGTGTAGGTGGCGGATCTGGTAGTAGAACTGGGAGTGGAAGTGGCAGTGGCAAATCAGGTAGTAGAACTGGTGGCGATGGGTCTACATCCCCACGTACACCAGGAGGTGCAGGTGTCATTCCTCTGTATGGTGCAGGTGCAGCTGGAGCTGCCAATAACAATAAAGGCCACCCCTATTCAGGAAACAGCCGTCACGGCAGCACAGGAGTAATTACTGCCTTGAGTGCAACCATCTTGATATCTCTTTTCAGTATTTAG
- the LOC141707218 gene encoding uncharacterized protein LOC141707218, protein MGNCFQTVDKSSQSSEIVPADVLKPSPPAITLYGPSNCPITSYILFALSYKPVSVEFIVCNTLSDMLLDVPVLQFGSERVSGSPVTILGYLDSNFPAVAVAWRRSNTAAPEIVEVVVLQHKSVTRHLERVVTWAEDLVKRKGIGRGDKKVGTTRMEVKKFGKRYGELLELMLEHARMEERVVFPVLEKADRGLPKAANADHARDLPIMNGINEDIKAFGVLDSGNPVYLEVLKNLSTRLKTLQKHCHQHFQEEEKKLLPLLEAVDLNKGEQERLLERCFEAMHGTHSHLFRFFIEGLCPQDAMHYLDLVISSCDRQKVSSMFSTILE, encoded by the exons ATGGGAAACTGTTTCCAAACGGTTGATAAATCATCTCAGTCGTCGGAAATTGTCCCCGCCGACGTTCTTAAACCCTCACCGCCGGCGATCACATTGTACGGACCGTCAAATTGTCCGATCACTTCGTACATTCTCTTCGCTCTCTCTTACAAGCCTGTTTCGGTTGAATTTATAGTTTGTAACACGCTTTCCGATATGCTTTTGGACGTTCCGGTGCTACAATTCGGATCAGAGAGGGTTTCGGGGTCTCCGGTGACGATTTTAGGTTACTTGGACTCCAATTTTCCGGCGGTGGCGGTGGCGTGGCGGCGGAGTAATACGGCGGCGCCGGAGATTGTGGAGGTGGTGGTTTTGCAGCATAAGAGCGTGACGCGGCATTTGGAGAGAGTGGTGACGTGGGCGGAGGATTTGGTGAAACGTAAAGGGATAGGGAGAGGGGATAAGAAGGTGGGGACGACGCGAATGGAGGTGAAGAAGTTTGGGAAGAGGTATGGCGAGTTGTTGGAATTGATGTTGGAGCATGCGAGAATGGAGGAGAGAGTTGTGTTTCCTGTTCTTGAGAAGGCTGATCGAG GTCTACCGAAAGCTGCAAATGCTGATCATGCAAGGGACTTACCAATCATGAACGGCATAAATGAAGACATTAAGGCCTTTGGAGTTCTTGATTCAGGAAACCCCGTCTACCTAGAGGTTCTAAAAAATCTGTCTACTCGCCTGAAAACTCTTCAG AAACATTGCCATCAACATTTTCAAGAGGAGGAGAAAAAGTTACTACCACTTTTGGAGGCCGTGGATCTAAATAAAGGGGAGCAAGAAAGATTACTAGAACGGTGCTTCGAAGCAATGCATGGGACACACTCTCACTTGTTTCGGTTTTTCATTGAAGGCCTCTGCCCTCAGGATGCCATGCATTATCTGGACCTGGTCATTAGCTCTTGTGACAGACAGAAAGTCTCATCAATGTTTAGCACGATTCTGGAGTAG